In Phormidium ambiguum IAM M-71, a single window of DNA contains:
- a CDS encoding hybrid sensor histidine kinase/response regulator, producing MSTSQTFVADLLLVDDTPDNLRLLSLMLTENGYKTRKVINGERALQAVEVVTPDLILLDINMPDINGYEVCRRLKKSDKTRDIPVIFISALDDVFDKVKAFQAGGVDYITKPFQLEEVLARVNTHLNIRKLQKQLQQQNSQLQEEIHQRLSAEEANAQLKALETQLRQQLNVFLHAVSHDLRNPVIGTKMVLHNLTNQVGEIIQVPRKVLERMQESNERQLGLINSLIETHAAEVWGLKLNCQPLNLKSLVESALIDLQPMLDKEEVVLRDRISPDLPLVMADSLQLVRLYQNLIGNALKHNPPGFCLTLDARVENGFLRCTVADNGVGISKEQCDKIFDLYFQGKQKRQSVGLGLGLYLCYHIIQAHGGTIGVESELGAGTSFWFTLPVDRQMLNFEEIS from the coding sequence ATGAGTACTTCTCAAACTTTCGTTGCCGATCTGTTATTAGTTGATGATACCCCAGACAATTTGCGTCTCCTATCGTTGATGTTAACTGAAAATGGGTATAAAACTAGAAAAGTGATTAATGGCGAAAGAGCTTTACAAGCTGTAGAGGTAGTAACGCCAGATTTGATTTTGCTTGATATTAATATGCCAGATATAAATGGTTATGAAGTTTGTCGTCGGTTAAAAAAATCAGATAAGACTCGTGATATACCAGTAATTTTTATTAGTGCTTTGGATGATGTTTTTGATAAAGTAAAGGCTTTTCAAGCTGGTGGAGTTGATTATATTACGAAACCTTTTCAACTAGAAGAAGTGTTAGCTAGAGTTAATACTCATTTGAATATCAGAAAGTTGCAAAAGCAATTACAGCAACAAAATTCTCAACTCCAAGAAGAAATACACCAGCGTTTGTCAGCAGAAGAGGCAAATGCTCAATTAAAAGCATTAGAAACTCAATTACGGCAACAATTAAATGTCTTTCTTCATGCAGTTTCTCATGATTTAAGAAATCCAGTAATTGGGACTAAAATGGTATTGCATAATTTAACCAATCAAGTTGGAGAAATTATTCAAGTTCCGCGAAAAGTGTTAGAGAGAATGCAAGAGAGTAATGAGCGTCAACTAGGATTAATTAATTCTTTAATTGAAACTCATGCGGCAGAAGTTTGGGGATTAAAATTAAATTGCCAACCTTTAAATTTAAAGTCATTGGTAGAATCAGCATTAATAGATTTGCAGCCAATGTTAGATAAAGAGGAGGTGGTTTTGCGCGATCGCATTTCCCCGGATCTACCTTTAGTAATGGCTGATTCTTTACAATTAGTCCGGCTTTACCAAAATCTCATCGGTAACGCTTTAAAACACAATCCTCCGGGATTTTGTTTAACTTTAGATGCTCGAGTAGAAAATGGGTTTTTACGTTGCACTGTTGCAGATAACGGCGTAGGTATTAGTAAAGAACAATGTGACAAAATTTTCGATCTCTATTTCCAGGGAAAACAAAAACGTCAGTCCGTTGGTTTAGGTTTAGGATTGTACCTTTGTTATCATATCATCCAAGCACATGGCGGTACTATTGGTGTAGAAAGCGAATTAGGTGCTGGGACAAGTTTTTGGTTTACTTTGCCTGTCGATCGACAAATGTTAAATTTTGAGGAAATTTCCTAA
- a CDS encoding iron uptake porin, which produces MQKKYFGFSLLFILLVAPTTWATPIDSLETDLSQFNEVSDPLSGEIDQVTSVSQLRDVQPTDWAFQALQSLVERYGCIEGYPDRTYRGNRAMTRYEFAAGLNSCLDRIQELIAALPQGVSKEDLDRLRRLQEEFAVELTTLRGRVDALEARTTELEANQFSTTTKLNAEVITAIQDTFGNAVGSNSNRSQTTFAYRIRLNLETSFTGRDLLRTRLEMGNFGPFTEVTGTNMTSLNFDTATESRVFIPHLLYRFPLTSSVTVTVGPTGVGYTDITDTITPSGIADDARGIPSKFGEYSPFFRQGGGGIATNINFSKNVILTLGYLAGTPANPIDKNGLFNGKYNAMAQLAFYGNSGAIGVSYAHAYAPGGLVDLTGSTGSFLATRPFGDAIATSSDTFGIQGYYRFTPNFQIHGWGGYINAQAESSGLSTISNGTGGEFTTLVNRGSDANIWFGAVGMSFPDVWKKGNLPGILVGLPPRVSNSDVRKERDTSYHVEAFFRFQVNEYITVTPGFWVIFNPENDSRNDTQYVGVIRTSFNF; this is translated from the coding sequence ATGCAAAAAAAATATTTTGGATTTAGTCTTTTATTCATCCTTTTGGTAGCGCCTACAACTTGGGCAACACCAATAGATTCTTTAGAAACAGATTTGTCCCAATTTAATGAAGTATCCGATCCTCTTTCTGGGGAAATAGATCAGGTAACATCAGTTTCTCAATTGCGAGATGTACAACCAACAGACTGGGCATTTCAAGCATTACAATCTTTGGTAGAACGTTACGGTTGTATAGAAGGCTACCCAGACAGAACTTATCGTGGCAATCGGGCGATGACACGCTATGAATTTGCTGCTGGATTGAACAGTTGTTTAGATAGAATTCAAGAATTAATTGCTGCTTTACCCCAAGGAGTAAGTAAAGAAGATTTAGATCGTTTACGCAGATTACAAGAAGAATTTGCTGTAGAATTGACAACTTTGCGCGGTAGAGTTGATGCTTTAGAAGCGCGGACAACTGAATTAGAAGCCAATCAATTTTCTACTACTACTAAACTGAATGCCGAAGTAATTACCGCAATTCAAGATACTTTTGGTAATGCTGTAGGTAGTAATTCTAATCGATCGCAAACTACTTTTGCTTATCGGATTCGCTTGAATTTGGAAACGAGTTTTACGGGAAGAGATTTATTGAGAACTCGTTTAGAAATGGGAAATTTTGGCCCATTTACTGAAGTCACGGGTACAAACATGACTAGTTTAAATTTTGATACCGCGACTGAAAGTAGAGTTTTCATTCCCCATTTGTTATATCGCTTTCCTCTAACTTCATCGGTGACAGTTACCGTCGGGCCAACTGGAGTCGGTTACACTGATATTACGGATACAATTACGCCGTCGGGAATTGCTGATGATGCTCGCGGAATTCCTTCCAAATTTGGGGAATATAGCCCATTTTTCCGACAAGGTGGTGGCGGGATTGCTACCAATATTAACTTTAGTAAAAATGTCATTCTTACGCTGGGTTATTTAGCAGGAACTCCAGCTAATCCGATCGATAAAAATGGGTTGTTCAATGGCAAATATAATGCTATGGCTCAACTAGCTTTTTACGGTAATTCGGGTGCGATCGGTGTATCTTATGCCCATGCTTATGCACCTGGAGGATTAGTAGATCTCACTGGAAGTACGGGTAGTTTTTTAGCAACTCGTCCTTTTGGAGATGCTATTGCTACATCCAGCGATACTTTTGGAATTCAAGGTTATTATCGCTTTACTCCTAATTTCCAAATTCATGGTTGGGGAGGTTATATAAATGCTCAAGCAGAAAGCTCTGGATTGAGTACCATAAGTAATGGTACTGGTGGAGAGTTTACTACTTTAGTAAATAGAGGTAGCGATGCCAATATTTGGTTTGGTGCGGTGGGAATGTCTTTTCCAGATGTGTGGAAAAAAGGCAATTTACCTGGTATTTTAGTTGGTTTACCGCCACGAGTATCGAACAGTGATGTGCGAAAAGAGCGTGATACTTCTTATCACGTAGAAGCTTTTTTCCGGTTTCAAGTGAATGAGTATATTACGGTTACTCCAGGTTTTTGGGTAATTTTCAATCCAGAAAACGATAGTAGAAACGATACTCAATATGTTGGGGTAATTCGTACCAGCTTCAACTTTTAA
- a CDS encoding PAS domain S-box protein, with product MNAKALPYVAAFSTVILILTGVGFLAQTEQKQYRQSQRSEVLNKLDAVRANLENALNTQLATKSGLATYISVNPNVTEATFNQIARVVAEQEENVYSIGAIKGSVIAFGYPSEITASLIGVDLKKIPGRWAAMQRIIDTRKTMITGPVKLIEGGMGLISYTPVFVTPANGKSGSGKFWGFVGIVINPEDLYKKAGLLDKNNTLKYALRGKDGLGEKGEVFLGNELIFQENPVTVKVNLPNGYWQLAAIPKQGWETIAPNNIWISIIGGVLAIISGIQVFMLMRDPSRLREAIAKTKEANFKLQSEIEDRKRIEAELRLSEEKFSKAFLACPDVMVIANPSNGLLIEVNDAFPNIIGYTRQEALGKTSLELNVWVNPEQRFQLIEAVQNGESVRDREVLFRRKSGEIFTALISIELIDIGKWQRSIFVIRDISEQKAALSERKRAEAALKESERKYHSIFDNATEGIFQTTSDGVFISANPALARIYGYDSPEILMENLNARQLYVDFKSRKDFIEKLEQYGVLLEFEAQIYRQDGSIIWISENARAERDEKGNLLYYEGTVKDITLRKETEEALRKSEMQFQQAKEAAEAANRAKSQFLANMSHELRTPLNAILGFTQLMAKNPAFATGSKELEIISRSGEHLLTLINDVLDMSKIEAGRITVNESCFDLYSVLDTLEEMLRLKAKAKGLQLIFDRSPEVPQYIKTDENKLRQVLINLLGNAIKFTQEGGVTLRTRNKKLDRLFNLISFEIEDTGAGIAENEIKKLFDPFVQSEAGRKYQQGTGLGLAISRKFVQLMGGDITVKSKLNEGSSFKFDIQIKLGNANEIPREKPIQRVVGLAANQPKYRILIVDEVEDNRLLLHQLLAPLGLEIQEAENGLEAVTKWEKWQPHLIWMDMRMPVMDGYEATKIIKTQPEGKNTIIIAVTASALEEERSLVFAAGCDDFIRKPFREITIWEAMAKHLGLRYLYDTEKFTNTNNPILNGEFILNAEALQVMPLSWVTQLHQASVSGDDALAEQLIQQIPQTHANLANALAKLIDKYRLDTISDITQAALT from the coding sequence ATGAATGCCAAAGCGTTACCTTATGTAGCAGCGTTTTCGACGGTGATATTAATATTAACCGGAGTCGGGTTTTTGGCGCAAACGGAACAAAAGCAGTACCGCCAAAGCCAGCGTAGTGAGGTATTAAATAAACTCGATGCTGTGCGGGCAAATTTGGAAAATGCTTTAAATACCCAATTAGCAACAAAAAGTGGTTTAGCTACTTATATATCAGTGAATCCTAATGTTACAGAAGCTACTTTTAATCAAATTGCTAGGGTAGTTGCTGAACAAGAAGAAAATGTTTATTCCATAGGTGCGATTAAAGGTAGTGTGATTGCGTTTGGTTATCCATCGGAAATAACCGCATCTTTAATTGGGGTTGATTTAAAGAAAATTCCTGGGCGTTGGGCAGCAATGCAGCGGATTATTGATACGAGAAAAACTATGATTACTGGCCCTGTTAAATTAATTGAAGGAGGGATGGGATTAATTAGTTATACTCCAGTGTTTGTGACTCCAGCAAATGGTAAATCTGGTAGCGGAAAGTTTTGGGGTTTTGTGGGAATTGTCATTAACCCGGAAGATTTATATAAAAAAGCGGGACTTTTAGACAAAAATAATACTTTAAAATATGCTTTGCGCGGTAAAGATGGTTTGGGAGAGAAAGGGGAAGTTTTTCTGGGAAATGAATTAATTTTTCAAGAAAATCCGGTGACAGTAAAAGTTAATTTGCCTAATGGTTATTGGCAGCTAGCAGCTATTCCGAAACAGGGATGGGAGACGATCGCACCCAACAACATTTGGATTAGTATAATCGGTGGAGTTTTGGCAATAATTAGTGGAATTCAGGTGTTTATGTTAATGCGCGATCCTAGTAGATTACGAGAAGCGATCGCTAAAACTAAAGAAGCCAATTTCAAGCTACAATCAGAAATTGAAGATCGCAAAAGAATAGAAGCGGAACTACGACTTTCGGAAGAAAAATTTTCTAAAGCTTTTTTAGCTTGTCCTGATGTCATGGTAATTGCTAATCCTAGTAATGGGTTATTAATTGAAGTTAATGATGCTTTCCCAAATATTATTGGTTACACCAGGCAAGAAGCTTTAGGAAAAACATCTTTGGAATTAAATGTTTGGGTAAATCCTGAACAACGTTTTCAATTAATTGAAGCAGTGCAAAATGGAGAGTCTGTTAGAGATCGGGAAGTTTTATTTCGGCGGAAATCCGGGGAAATTTTCACAGCATTAATTTCCATTGAATTAATTGATATTGGTAAATGGCAGCGATCGATTTTTGTGATTCGGGATATTAGCGAACAGAAAGCTGCGCTAAGCGAACGGAAACGCGCCGAAGCAGCATTGAAAGAATCAGAAAGAAAATATCATAGTATTTTTGATAATGCTACTGAGGGAATTTTTCAAACTACAAGTGATGGAGTTTTTATTAGCGCTAATCCAGCATTAGCTAGAATTTATGGTTATGATTCCCCGGAAATCTTAATGGAAAATCTTAATGCGAGACAACTTTATGTTGATTTTAAAAGCCGAAAAGATTTTATTGAAAAGTTAGAACAATATGGTGTTTTGCTAGAATTTGAAGCGCAAATTTATCGACAAGATGGCAGTATTATTTGGATTTCCGAAAATGCCCGTGCAGAGAGAGATGAAAAAGGAAATTTACTTTACTATGAAGGCACAGTTAAAGATATAACTCTGCGGAAAGAAACAGAAGAAGCATTGCGAAAATCAGAAATGCAATTTCAGCAAGCAAAAGAAGCAGCCGAAGCAGCAAATCGTGCTAAAAGTCAGTTCCTTGCTAACATGAGTCATGAATTAAGAACGCCATTAAATGCGATTTTAGGTTTTACCCAATTGATGGCAAAAAATCCAGCTTTTGCCACTGGTAGCAAAGAACTAGAAATCATTAGTCGCAGTGGAGAACATTTATTAACACTGATTAATGATGTTTTAGATATGTCAAAAATTGAAGCCGGAAGAATTACCGTTAATGAAAGTTGCTTTGATTTATATTCGGTACTGGATACTTTAGAAGAGATGTTGCGCTTAAAAGCTAAAGCTAAAGGTTTGCAGCTAATATTCGATCGATCGCCAGAAGTTCCCCAATACATAAAAACCGACGAAAACAAATTAAGGCAAGTTTTAATTAATTTATTAGGAAATGCGATTAAATTTACCCAAGAAGGTGGAGTCACCCTAAGAACAAGAAATAAAAAATTAGATCGGCTTTTTAACTTAATCAGCTTTGAAATAGAAGATACAGGCGCGGGAATTGCTGAAAATGAAATCAAAAAATTATTCGATCCATTTGTGCAATCAGAAGCCGGAAGAAAATACCAACAAGGTACGGGTTTAGGACTAGCCATTAGTCGCAAATTCGTTCAACTAATGGGCGGGGATATCACTGTTAAAAGTAAACTAAATGAAGGCAGTAGTTTTAAATTTGATATCCAAATTAAACTTGGTAATGCTAATGAAATTCCTAGAGAAAAACCTATTCAAAGAGTAGTTGGTTTGGCAGCCAATCAACCAAAATACCGCATCTTAATAGTTGATGAAGTGGAAGATAACCGTTTACTTTTGCATCAACTATTAGCACCTTTAGGTTTAGAAATTCAAGAAGCAGAAAATGGCTTAGAAGCTGTTACCAAATGGGAAAAATGGCAGCCTCATTTAATTTGGATGGATATGCGAATGCCTGTGATGGATGGTTACGAAGCCACAAAAATAATTAAAACCCAGCCAGAAGGAAAAAATACTATTATTATTGCCGTTACTGCTAGTGCCTTAGAGGAAGAACGTTCCCTAGTTTTTGCCGCTGGATGTGATGATTTTATTCGCAAACCTTTTCGAGAAATTACCATTTGGGAAGCAATGGCAAAACATTTAGGATTGCGCTATCTTTATGACACTGAAAAATTTACAAACACCAACAATCCAATCTTAAATGGTGAATTCATCCTAAATGCCGAAGCTTTACAAGTAATGCCGTTATCATGGGTTACACAATTACATCAAGCATCAGTAAGTGGGGATGATGCCTTAGCTGAACAATTAATTCAACAAATTCCTCAAACTCATGCTAATTTAGCAAATGCTTTAGCCAAATTAATTGATAAATATCGCCTAGATACAATTAGTGATATTACTCAGGCAGCACTTACTTAA
- a CDS encoding DUF4327 family protein: MITTIRYDINAIREEARELVNKRIINRSQPIYTLCQFIPAREWVYVEQELELNDYLLRDRIIDLLGREDWSED, translated from the coding sequence ATGATTACTACCATTCGCTATGACATAAATGCGATCAGAGAAGAAGCAAGAGAACTAGTTAATAAAAGAATCATCAACCGCAGTCAACCAATTTATACTCTTTGTCAATTCATTCCAGCAAGAGAATGGGTGTATGTTGAACAAGAGTTGGAATTGAATGATTATTTGTTGCGCGATCGCATCATTGATTTACTAGGTAGAGAAGATTGGTCAGAAGATTAG
- a CDS encoding potassium channel family protein encodes MSNVNLEEKQALEQERNEVLQQLEDWLEMPMLILALVWLLLFIIELVRGLTPILDAVSTTIWIIFILDFLLEFSLAPRKVAYLRRNWLTALSLLLPALRIFRIFRVLRTVRAVRGLQLLRVMSRTNQGMKALATTFHRRGFGYVLGLTIIVTLMGAAGMYAFENQVADETGLRSYGNALWWTAMLITTMGSEYSPKTAEGRVLCFLLALYASAVFGYVTATIATFFIGRDADSEEGEIAGAKSIAALQKEILALCQEIKTLVNRDSN; translated from the coding sequence ATGAGTAATGTAAATCTTGAAGAAAAACAAGCTTTAGAGCAAGAACGAAATGAGGTTTTGCAACAGTTAGAAGATTGGCTAGAAATGCCAATGTTAATTTTAGCTTTGGTCTGGCTGTTGTTATTTATTATTGAGTTAGTTCGGGGACTTACACCAATATTAGATGCAGTTAGCACTACTATTTGGATTATTTTTATTTTAGATTTTTTGCTGGAGTTTAGTTTAGCGCCGCGTAAAGTTGCTTATTTGCGAAGAAACTGGTTAACTGCGCTTTCGCTGCTGTTACCTGCGTTACGAATTTTTCGGATTTTTCGGGTTTTGCGGACAGTTCGTGCGGTGCGGGGATTGCAATTATTAAGAGTAATGTCTCGGACTAATCAAGGAATGAAAGCTTTAGCAACAACGTTTCATCGTCGAGGTTTTGGTTATGTTTTGGGATTAACAATAATTGTGACTTTAATGGGTGCAGCTGGAATGTATGCTTTTGAAAATCAAGTTGCTGATGAAACTGGATTAAGAAGTTATGGTAACGCCCTTTGGTGGACGGCAATGTTAATTACAACTATGGGTTCGGAATATTCGCCAAAAACTGCTGAAGGTCGAGTACTTTGTTTTTTATTGGCGCTATATGCCTCTGCGGTTTTTGGTTATGTTACGGCTACAATTGCCACATTTTTTATTGGTCGTGATGCCGATAGTGAGGAAGGTGAGATAGCGGGAGCAAAGTCAATTGCGGCATTACAAAAGGAAATTTTGGCTTTATGTCAGGAAATTAAAACTTTAGTAAATCGAGATTCAAATTAA
- a CDS encoding adenosine-specific kinase yields MELKAIPMEIPEESNIIIGHSHFIKTVEDLYEIIVGTSPQVKFGIAFCEASGPCLIRVAGNEKTLAETATKNAQDIAAGHSFVILLKEAFPINFLNAIKQCQEVCTIYCATANPVQVIVAETEQGRGILGVIDGFSPKGVESESDVKARKEFLRKIGYKL; encoded by the coding sequence ATGGAACTCAAAGCAATCCCAATGGAAATTCCTGAAGAAAGTAACATCATTATTGGTCATAGCCACTTTATTAAAACAGTGGAAGATTTGTATGAAATAATTGTGGGAACTTCGCCACAGGTAAAATTTGGTATTGCTTTTTGTGAAGCTTCGGGGCCATGTTTAATTCGGGTAGCGGGAAACGAAAAAACTTTGGCAGAAACAGCCACCAAAAATGCACAGGATATTGCCGCAGGACACAGTTTTGTCATTTTGTTAAAAGAAGCTTTTCCGATCAATTTTTTAAATGCTATTAAACAGTGTCAAGAAGTTTGCACGATTTATTGTGCCACAGCAAATCCTGTGCAAGTAATTGTGGCAGAAACAGAACAGGGAAGAGGAATTTTAGGGGTTATTGATGGCTTTTCACCAAAGGGTGTGGAAAGTGAAAGTGATGTAAAAGCTAGGAAGGAATTTTTGCGAAAGATTGGGTATAAGTTGTAA
- a CDS encoding TIGR00341 family protein, whose amino-acid sequence MRQLIIQVPKGQGNVVLDLAKSHNGVNLAQFEASNNDGEIDVVIVNISNRKVEKFLGELEDLSNVHISLMPTGVIALQPPASEAPQQVKDVQERSPIEIFLSGLQSIGSWRGFLGYAALAGVVVWIGLYTNTSYLLVAAMLIAPFAGPAMNVAIATARGDRFLLWRSLLRYFSALGVTILITFFLSLILQQKIPTSLMIDRSQISAVAVLLPIAAGAAGALNLVQSERSSLVSGAATGMLVAASLAPPAGIVGMACAIGRWDLAKGGLFLLLLQLCGINLTAAILFRIFGLSTKGSRYDRGKKGVFPIALSVTLMALLGLLGWQFSTSPSLERSTRAQRANVQVQKAIEEVGLAELIESNVRFTRPEIPGQNTLLSVVYVQRKPGVKLSDAVIRQRITRAVQNRLEEEGFNLTSLVSVNVLEP is encoded by the coding sequence ATGCGACAATTAATTATTCAAGTACCAAAAGGACAAGGAAATGTAGTTCTCGATCTTGCTAAATCTCACAATGGGGTGAATTTGGCACAATTCGAGGCTAGCAACAATGATGGGGAAATTGATGTAGTCATAGTTAATATTTCTAATCGCAAAGTAGAGAAGTTTTTAGGGGAGTTAGAAGATTTATCAAATGTCCACATTAGTTTAATGCCTACTGGTGTGATAGCGTTGCAACCGCCTGCTTCGGAAGCACCGCAACAAGTTAAAGATGTGCAAGAACGTAGTCCAATTGAGATTTTTCTTTCGGGTTTGCAAAGTATTGGTTCTTGGCGAGGTTTTTTGGGATATGCCGCACTTGCAGGGGTTGTAGTTTGGATTGGACTTTATACAAATACGAGTTATTTGTTGGTGGCGGCGATGTTGATTGCACCTTTTGCGGGTCCGGCGATGAATGTTGCTATTGCTACTGCTAGAGGCGATCGATTTTTGCTTTGGCGCAGTTTGTTGCGTTATTTTAGTGCTTTGGGAGTAACGATTTTAATTACTTTTTTCCTCAGTCTAATATTGCAGCAAAAGATTCCGACTAGTTTGATGATCGATCGCAGTCAAATTTCTGCTGTAGCGGTGTTATTGCCCATTGCCGCAGGTGCAGCCGGAGCGTTAAATTTAGTCCAATCTGAGCGTAGCAGTTTAGTTTCTGGTGCGGCAACGGGAATGTTAGTTGCGGCTTCTTTAGCACCACCTGCGGGTATTGTGGGAATGGCTTGTGCTATTGGTAGATGGGATTTAGCCAAAGGTGGATTGTTTTTGTTGTTACTGCAATTATGCGGCATCAATTTAACAGCGGCGATTTTATTCCGAATTTTTGGTTTATCTACTAAAGGAAGCCGTTACGATCGAGGGAAAAAAGGAGTTTTTCCGATTGCTTTAAGCGTGACTTTGATGGCACTTTTAGGACTTTTAGGATGGCAATTTTCCACTTCTCCTAGTTTAGAACGATCGACTCGCGCTCAACGAGCAAATGTGCAGGTACAAAAAGCGATCGAAGAAGTAGGTTTAGCAGAATTAATTGAATCAAATGTGCGCTTTACTCGCCCGGAAATTCCCGGACAAAATACGCTGCTTTCGGTTGTTTATGTGCAACGTAAACCGGGGGTAAAGCTGTCGGATGCTGTAATTCGTCAACGGATTACTCGTGCTGTGCAAAATCGCTTAGAGGAAGAAGGTTTTAATTTGACTTCATTAGTTAGTGTAAATGTGCTGGAACCATGA
- the secG gene encoding preprotein translocase subunit SecG has product MTVITVLEGIWAFSALALIVLVLLHSPKGDGIGAIGGQAQLFSSTKSAETTLNRVTWALTIVFMGLTIVLSANWLTPPPPVG; this is encoded by the coding sequence ATGACCGTTATTACCGTTTTAGAGGGAATTTGGGCTTTTTCTGCCCTAGCTTTGATTGTATTAGTGTTGCTGCACAGTCCCAAAGGAGATGGCATTGGGGCTATTGGTGGACAAGCGCAATTATTTAGCAGCACCAAGAGTGCAGAAACTACTCTTAACCGTGTCACTTGGGCGCTGACGATCGTTTTTATGGGTTTAACCATCGTTTTAAGCGCCAATTGGTTAACTCCTCCACCTCCGGTCGGTTAA